A genomic window from Companilactobacillus alimentarius DSM 20249 includes:
- a CDS encoding aldo/keto reductase — protein sequence MKKRTLGKDLEVSTIGYGAMGLSHAYGEALDKKDAIQLIHDAYDQGYTLFDTASAYVGKYADGSTAINEELVGEAIRPFRNKITLATKGGVSFEGNNLLIDASPKSLRRSVENSLRQLNVDTIDLYYQHMQDPKVEPEVVAETMGELIKEGKIRHWGISNADADYIKRADDVTKVTAVQGKLNMISRQSEELFPMLSERNIGFVAYSPLASGFLTSNSKPILDKNNNLDFRNRMHQYTTDGMDEAKDISQMIAKLAKQKNATSAQISLAWLLKKESWIVPIPGTRKQQRLIDNAQAADIELTDEEENDIDSLLEKVDYEQFENK from the coding sequence ATGAAAAAAAGAACTCTAGGAAAAGATTTAGAAGTTTCAACTATCGGATATGGAGCTATGGGTTTATCCCATGCTTATGGAGAGGCATTAGATAAAAAAGATGCTATTCAGTTAATCCATGATGCATATGATCAAGGCTATACTTTGTTCGATACAGCGTCTGCCTATGTTGGAAAATACGCAGATGGAAGTACTGCAATCAATGAAGAATTAGTTGGTGAAGCGATTCGTCCATTTAGAAATAAGATTACTCTGGCCACTAAAGGTGGAGTTAGTTTTGAAGGTAACAATTTATTGATTGACGCCAGTCCAAAAAGTTTAAGAAGAAGTGTCGAGAATAGTCTTCGTCAATTAAATGTTGATACGATTGATCTTTATTATCAACACATGCAAGATCCAAAGGTAGAACCCGAAGTTGTTGCGGAAACCATGGGAGAATTGATTAAAGAAGGAAAAATCCGTCATTGGGGAATTTCTAACGCCGATGCTGATTATATAAAACGTGCTGATGACGTAACTAAGGTTACAGCCGTTCAGGGTAAGTTAAATATGATCTCTCGTCAAAGTGAAGAACTGTTTCCAATGTTGTCAGAGCGTAATATTGGATTTGTTGCATATTCTCCATTGGCTAGTGGTTTCTTAACAAGCAATTCTAAACCAATTTTGGATAAAAATAATAATTTGGATTTTCGTAATAGAATGCATCAATACACTACAGATGGAATGGATGAAGCTAAAGATATCTCACAAATGATTGCAAAATTAGCTAAGCAGAAAAATGCTACATCAGCACAAATCTCATTGGCTTGGCTACTCAAAAAGGAATCATGGATTGTTCCCATCCCTGGTACAAGAAAGCAGCAAAGACTGATTGACAATGCTCAAGCTGCAGACATCGAATTGACCGATGAAGAAGAAAATGATATAGACTCTTTGCTGGAAAAAGTAGATTATGAGCAATTCGAAAATAAATAA
- a CDS encoding glycosyltransferase family 2 protein: MKLSVIVTAYNEENYIKRCLDSLKHQTMNEGLEFIIVDDGSTDLTGSICDEYMREAPSKFKVIHHENQGQGPSRNLGIKTAQGKYIGFLDADDWVDNDMFKSMYEKAEKNDSDIVVCDVNKIFDWENRKTSLHSLSHESNNIDISEYIKHGLNNAYSWNKIYKRSLWEKFTYKSMVYEDLDIILDMLTTCNKISYIQKPFYHYFKHSGTTTTSYKNPRLYDIFTAYEDAMKHSCPKYQDAVAFCIAKRILINMDTPGFNYYLADFIDLIKLLRKDFQNSPSVMQDPKIRRILSYTNVSTLPKVIISNLPDNAVTWLSYGNYNRQILVDRANVLQLLTALYEHGGILSLTSRKVMAPFGYLRSLSNFVLLDETGKCLAIGALPKSEFIYELKSKLQKGKLTLDEELTLAFNNRTTWSHYLFNVSKVNISRDDLVVIK, encoded by the coding sequence ATGAAATTATCCGTTATCGTAACTGCATACAATGAAGAAAATTATATAAAGCGATGTTTAGATTCTTTGAAGCACCAAACTATGAATGAAGGACTAGAATTTATTATTGTCGATGATGGTAGTACTGACTTGACTGGAAGCATTTGTGATGAATATATGAGAGAAGCTCCTTCAAAATTCAAGGTTATTCATCATGAGAACCAAGGTCAAGGACCATCCAGAAATCTAGGTATAAAAACCGCTCAAGGTAAATATATTGGTTTTCTAGATGCAGATGACTGGGTTGACAATGATATGTTTAAATCCATGTATGAGAAAGCTGAGAAAAACGATTCTGATATTGTTGTCTGTGATGTTAACAAAATTTTTGATTGGGAAAATCGAAAGACAAGTCTGCATAGTTTGTCACATGAAAGCAACAATATAGATATATCTGAATATATCAAGCATGGTCTAAACAATGCCTATTCTTGGAATAAAATCTATAAAAGAAGTCTGTGGGAAAAATTTACATATAAGTCTATGGTTTATGAAGATTTAGATATTATTTTGGACATGTTGACAACATGTAATAAGATTTCCTATATTCAAAAGCCTTTTTATCATTATTTCAAGCATAGTGGCACGACAACGACGTCATACAAAAACCCAAGACTGTACGATATATTTACAGCATACGAAGACGCAATGAAACACTCATGTCCAAAATATCAGGATGCTGTCGCTTTCTGTATTGCAAAACGTATCCTGATTAACATGGATACTCCTGGATTTAATTACTATCTCGCTGACTTTATAGACCTAATTAAATTGCTTAGAAAAGATTTTCAAAATAGTCCTTCCGTTATGCAAGATCCTAAAATTAGAAGAATTTTATCGTATACCAATGTATCAACATTACCTAAAGTAATAATTAGTAATTTACCTGACAACGCAGTTACTTGGCTATCTTATGGCAATTATAATCGGCAAATCTTAGTCGATAGAGCAAATGTTCTACAGCTTTTAACTGCTTTATACGAACATGGAGGAATTTTAAGCCTTACTTCAAGAAAAGTGATGGCTCCATTTGGGTATCTTCGATCGCTAAGTAACTTTGTCTTGCTGGATGAAACTGGAAAGTGTTTAGCAATAGGAGCACTTCCTAAAAGTGAATTTATTTATGAACTGAAATCAAAACTACAAAAAGGTAAGTTGACTTTGGACGAGGAATTAACATTGGCTTTCAATAACCGTACTACATGGTCTCATTATCTTTTTAATGTTAGTAAAGTAAATATTTCTAGGGATGACTTAGTGGTGATTAAATAG